A stretch of DNA from Catenulispora acidiphila DSM 44928:
CGCGGCCTCGACGAGCTGCGGCTCGGTCAGCGGATCAGGCTGCGAATACAGCAGCGCCAGCCGCGTCGAGGCCGGGGTCCCGGCGCCGAGCGCGGCGGTCACCGGCAGCGACTTCTTGCGCGAGCGCAGGTCGTTGAGCACCGGCTTGCCGGTCACCTCGGGCTGTCCCCAGATGCCGAGCAGGTCGTCGACGAGCTGGAAGGCCAGCCCGAGGTCTTCGCCGAACCCGGACAGCGCGAGCGCCAGCCGGTTCGGCGCCTCGGCCAGCACCGCGCCGATCGAGCACGAGCAGGCGAACAGCGCCGCGGTCTTGTCCATCGACATCACCGTGCACTCGTCCAGCGAGACGTCGGTGCGGGTCTCGAAGCCCAGGTCGAGTGCCTGGCCGGCGATGAGCTTGCGGGTGGTCGCGGCTATGTGGCGGGCGGCGCGGTGTGCGCCGGTCGTGCCGCGGTCCAGCAGCACTTCCTCGGCGAGCGCCAGCAGCGCGTCGCCGGCCAGGATCGCCGCCGGGACGCCGAAGACCGTCCAGGCCGCCGGGCGGTGCCGGCGCATGCGGTCGTTGTCCATGACGTCGTCGTGCAGCAGGGAGAAGGCGTGGACGAACTCGACCGCCACCGCCGCCGGGACGACCCGGGCCATGTCGGCGCCGGCCGCCCGGCCGGACAGCAGCGCCATCGCCGGGCGCAGCGCCTTGCCGCCGGACGGGCCGCGCGGCGCCGAGCCGTCGGCCTCGACCCAGCCGAAGTGGTACGCCGCGACCCGGCGCATCCGGGGGTCGAGCCGTTCGACGGCGGCGCGCATGGCCGCCTCGACCATTTCACGGCCGGCGGTGACGGCGTGCGGGACGACTGTCATCGGACGTTGCCTTTCTGCAGGTGGCGACGGCACAGGCGGGCGGCCGTCAGTCCGCTGCGCACCGCGCCCTCCATGGTGTCGGGCCAGCCCGTGGCGGTCCACGCGCCGGCGAGGAAAAGCCCTGGTACGCCGGTCGCCGACGGCGGCCGCAGGGCAGCGGAGCCGGGCGCCTGGCGGAAGGTCGCGTGGCGCTCCCGGGTGACGAAGAACTCCGAGACCGCCGCGCGCCGGCTGCGCGGCAGCACCTCGGCGAGCGCCGGCAGGAACGCCTCGCGGATCTGCGCGACCGGCGCGTCGATCCACTGCCCGGCCGCCGACACCACGCTGCTGACGTACTGCCCGTGGGTCTGGCCGAGCCCGGCGGCGCCGGTGCGGTCGAAGACCCACTGCACCGGCGAGTCGACGACGGCGGCGAACGGGACGTCCATCACCGGCCGGTCGTAGAGCACGTGCACGTCCACGATCGGCGAGGACGCCAGTCCGGCCCAACGCTCGCGGTCCGGACACGCCGCCTGGGGCACCAGCGCCGCGGCGGCCGGGTGCGGGACCGCGACGATGACCGCCTCGGCGTCCACCGGAAAGCCGTCGACGACCAGCCGGGTCCCGGAGACGATCTGCTCGACCTTGGTCTTCAGGTGCACGCCCCGCAGCGTCCGCTCGGCGGCGCGGCCGTGCAGCTCCCCCAGCGGGATGCGCGGGACGCCGATGTCGGCGGCGTCGGCGCGGCCGAGCAGCGCGTTCTGGATCACCATCGCCGACAGCCCGAGCGAGGCCTCGTCCACGCCGCAGTTCAGCGCGGCGGTGACGAACAGCTCCCACAGGTAGCGGCGGGTACGGTCGTTCTGGCCGTGCCGGTCGAGCCACTCCCCCAGACTGGTCGCGTCCAGCTCCGGGTCGTCCGGGTCCAGCTTGCCCAGCGCCAGCGAGGCCGAGGCGGCGCGCAGCCGCTCGGCCGGGGTGAGCAGGGAGTACTTCGCCAGTGCCGGAAGCAGGTGCAGCGGTCCGGGCAACGCGGTGCGGCGCAGTCGGGAGTCGGGCCGCTCGTCGGGAGTCAGGATCCGCAGGTCGAAGCGGTCCTGCAGGTCGATGCCGTCGGCGGTGCCCAGGCGCTCCAGCAGGCCGCGGTAGGCGGTGAAGGCGCGCAGCATCACGTGCTGGCCGTTGTCGACGGTCAGGTCCGGGCCGCCTTCGGAGCTCGCGCGCTGGAAGGAATGCGTGGCGCCGCCGAGACGCGGGCGCGCCTCGTACAGCTCCACGTCGATCCCGGACTCCTGGAGCGCCACGGCCGCCGCGATGCCGGCCAGGCCGCCGCCGACCACCGCCACGCTCACGGCGTCACCCCGGCCAGCGCGCGGGCCGCGACCACGCCCTTCTCCCAGGCCGGCAGCGACATCCGGGCGTTCAGGGCGCTGATCGGCTGCTCGGCGATGCGGATCAGCAGCCGGCGGTAGATGCCGGCCATCGCCGC
This window harbors:
- the hpnE gene encoding hydroxysqualene dehydroxylase HpnE → MSVAVVGGGLAGIAAAVALQESGIDVELYEARPRLGGATHSFQRASSEGGPDLTVDNGQHVMLRAFTAYRGLLERLGTADGIDLQDRFDLRILTPDERPDSRLRRTALPGPLHLLPALAKYSLLTPAERLRAASASLALGKLDPDDPELDATSLGEWLDRHGQNDRTRRYLWELFVTAALNCGVDEASLGLSAMVIQNALLGRADAADIGVPRIPLGELHGRAAERTLRGVHLKTKVEQIVSGTRLVVDGFPVDAEAVIVAVPHPAAAALVPQAACPDRERWAGLASSPIVDVHVLYDRPVMDVPFAAVVDSPVQWVFDRTGAAGLGQTHGQYVSSVVSAAGQWIDAPVAQIREAFLPALAEVLPRSRRAAVSEFFVTRERHATFRQAPGSAALRPPSATGVPGLFLAGAWTATGWPDTMEGAVRSGLTAARLCRRHLQKGNVR
- a CDS encoding polyprenyl synthetase family protein, giving the protein MTVVPHAVTAGREMVEAAMRAAVERLDPRMRRVAAYHFGWVEADGSAPRGPSGGKALRPAMALLSGRAAGADMARVVPAAVAVEFVHAFSLLHDDVMDNDRMRRHRPAAWTVFGVPAAILAGDALLALAEEVLLDRGTTGAHRAARHIAATTRKLIAGQALDLGFETRTDVSLDECTVMSMDKTAALFACSCSIGAVLAEAPNRLALALSGFGEDLGLAFQLVDDLLGIWGQPEVTGKPVLNDLRSRKKSLPVTAALGAGTPASTRLALLYSQPDPLTEPQLVEAAALIEEAGGRAWAESAADARIAAAEARLAEADIPGDVREEFLAVARFVTHRDN